TAAAATACTTTATTTTTATTGTATCTCCCATATCGATTTATTTCTTAAATTCTATCCCGCTTTTGCAATACGAAAGGAGCTTATTATGTTACCAACCATTACAATTGGAGATTTTACGATTGCGATGTATGGGCTGCTTATTTTAATTGGATTCGCCCTTGGATGTCTCGTATCTGTATTCCGTTCTTCAAAATGCGGTGTACCAAAAGAAGATGTTTTTTATTCTATATTATTTGGTGCTATTGGCGTCGTAATAGGTGGAAAAATCTTATATATCCTCACGATTCTAAAGCCACTCATTGAACATTTCTCTGAGTTAATCCAGTCTCCAGAGAACATATTGGGACTTTTAGGAGGGGGATTTGTCTTTTATGGTGGATTATTTGGTGGAATCATCGGTGTATATTTATACTCCAAAATATACCGTATTCCATTTTATCCTCTCATTCAAGTGATGATTCCAGCAATTCCATTAATTCATGCGTTTGGTAGACTAGGATGTTTCTGCGCTGGCTGTTGTTATGGTATTCCATTTGATCCACCAATTGGCATGATGTTTCAAGCATCCCCTGTAGCACCTCATGATATTACCCTATTTCCAGTACAATTGTTGGAAGCTGGTTTGAATTTAATTTTATTTTTTGTGCTGTATTATGGAATCAGCAGAGTCGAAAATAAGATTTCTCTACTTGGTTTTTATCTCATCTGTTATGGTGTAATCCGATTTATTACGGAATTTTTCCGTTATGACGCGGAACGGGGTTCCTGGCTCATCTTCTCCACCTCCCAGTGGATTAGCCTGCTTGTGGTTCCATGTGGTATTGTATTAATAATCAGACAATATAAACGGTATAAAGCCAGACAAAATATTAATTAATCTCGATCACTTTTAACCTCTCATCTATGTCATTTTATAGTAAATCACAAACAGTAAAAGCTAGAAATATTACTCCATAAAGGAATGCTGGATCTCAATCCAGCCACTTATACTCGGTTTTGTAATAACTATTTATGCTTTCCTGAATACCAAAAACAAAAATAGTTTGATAATTCATAAAAAAAGACCTAACTATATTTCGTTAGGTCTTTTTTTATTTAAATCGTTTTTTATTATTTAGACATACGTTTTTTATGTCCTACTAGCACACCAACGGTTGCTGCAGATAAACCGGAAATCATGAGATAGAGTATATTTCTTCCTGTATCTCCAG
This is a stretch of genomic DNA from Clostridium facile. It encodes these proteins:
- a CDS encoding prolipoprotein diacylglyceryl transferase → MLPTITIGDFTIAMYGLLILIGFALGCLVSVFRSSKCGVPKEDVFYSILFGAIGVVIGGKILYILTILKPLIEHFSELIQSPENILGLLGGGFVFYGGLFGGIIGVYLYSKIYRIPFYPLIQVMIPAIPLIHAFGRLGCFCAGCCYGIPFDPPIGMMFQASPVAPHDITLFPVQLLEAGLNLILFFVLYYGISRVENKISLLGFYLICYGVIRFITEFFRYDAERGSWLIFSTSQWISLLVVPCGIVLIIRQYKRYKARQNIN